One genomic region from Heterodontus francisci isolate sHetFra1 chromosome 14, sHetFra1.hap1, whole genome shotgun sequence encodes:
- the LOC137377242 gene encoding LOW QUALITY PROTEIN: S-antigen protein-like (The sequence of the model RefSeq protein was modified relative to this genomic sequence to represent the inferred CDS: deleted 1 base in 1 codon), with protein PNNPGNKTPNSPGDRSPNNPGDKTPNSPGDRYPNNPGNKIPNSPGDRYPNTPGNKTPNSPGDRSPNNLGNKTPNSPGDRYPNNPGNKTPNSPGDRYPNNPGDKTPNSPGDRSPNNLGNKTPNSPGDSYPNTPGNKTPNSPGDRSPNNPGDRSPNNPLERSPTNPGNKTPKSPGERSPNNPGDKTPNSPGDRYPNNLRNKTPNSPGDRYPNNPGNKTPNSPGNRYPNNPGNKTPNSLGDRYPNNPGNRTPNSPVDRSPNNPGNKTTNSPGDRSPTNPGDKNPNSPGDRSPNNPGDRSPNNPGHRYPNN; from the exons cccaataacccagggaaTAAAACCCCCAATAGCCCAGGGGATAGatcccccaataacccaggggataaaACCCCCAATAGTCCAGGGGATAGATACCCCAATAACCCAGGGAATAAAATCCCTAATAGTCCAGGGGATAGATACCCCAAT ACCCCAGGGAATAAAACCCCCAATAGTCCAGGGGATAGATCCCCCAATAACCTAGGGAATAAAACCCCCAATAGTCCAGGGGATAGATACCCCAATAACCCAGGGAATAAAACCCCTAATAGTCCAGGGGATAGAtaccccaataacccaggggataaaACCCCCAATAGTCCAGGGGATAGATCCCCCAATAACCTAGGGAATAAAACCCCCAATAGTCCAGGGGATAGCTACCCAAATACCCCAGGGAATAAAACCCCCAACAGCCCAGGGGATAGatcccccaataacccaggggatagATCCCCCAATAACCCATTGGAAAGATCCCCCACTAACCCAGGGAATAAAACCCCCAAGAGCCCAGGGGAGAGATcacccaataacccaggggataaaACCCCCAATAGTCCAGGGGATAGATACCCCAATAACCTAAGGAATAAAACCCCCAATAGTCCAGGGGATAGATACCCCAATAACCCAGGGAATAAAACCCCCAATAGTCCAGGGAATAGATACCCCAATAACCCAGGGAATAAAACCCCCAATAGTTTAGGGGATAGATACCCCAATAACCCAGGGAATAGAACCCCCAATAGTCCAGTGGATAGAtcccccaataacccagggaatAAAACCACCAATAGCCCAGGGGATAGATCCCCCACTAACCCAGGGGATAAAAACCCCAATAGCCCAGGGGATAGatcccccaataacccaggggatagATCCCCCAATAACCCAGGGCATAGATACCCCAATAACTAA